Proteins found in one Aspergillus chevalieri M1 DNA, chromosome 2, nearly complete sequence genomic segment:
- the COX15_1 gene encoding cytochrome c oxidase VIIc family protein (COG:C;~EggNog:ENOG410PSIU;~InterPro:IPR004202;~PFAM:PF02935;~go_function: GO:0004129 - cytochrome-c oxidase activity [Evidence IEA]): MNAAVALRARMATSAVARRGFSTTRAQFGSPYHYPEGPRSNIPFNPLTRFFFLRYWAFMSRLSPSIGVGDLRGLIFGLL, encoded by the coding sequence ATGAACGCTGCCGTCGCTCTCCGCGCCAGAATGGCCACCTCCGCCGTTGCTCGCCGTGGTTTCTCCACCACTCGCGCCCAGTTCGGTAGCCCTTACCACTACCCTGAGGGCCCTCGCTCGAACATCCCTTTCAACCCTTTGacccgcttcttcttcttgagaTACTGGGCCTTCATGAGTCGGTTATCCCCGTCAATCGGAGTTGGAGATCTGCGTGGACTGATATTTGGATTGTTATAG
- the MTR4 gene encoding ATP-dependent RNA helicase MTR4 (COG:A;~EggNog:ENOG410PHU2;~InterPro:IPR012961,IPR016438,IPR027417,IPR001650, IPR014001,IPR011545,IPR025696;~PFAM:PF04851,PF13234,PF08148,PF00270,PF00271;~go_function: GO:0003676 - nucleic acid binding [Evidence IEA];~go_function: GO:0003723 - RNA binding [Evidence IEA];~go_function: GO:0003724 - RNA helicase activity [Evidence IEA];~go_function: GO:0005524 - ATP binding [Evidence IEA];~go_process: GO:0006401 - RNA catabolic process [Evidence IEA]) — protein sequence MDELFDVFDQPQAIKPSDAPRRPKKDKSKKRQVNGDVKGNGTAKEDEDTIITDVPPTEDADDDVAEPAVIEDPTAETSKNEQPESKRPRLENEPEPVVLDSFETAQERELEASAGLQATQDKAPVKLSHQVRHQVAIPPGYPYVPISQHKPPENPAKVWPFTLDPFQEVAVSSIQREESVLVSAHTSAGKTVVAEYAIAQCLKNNQRVIYTSPIKALSNQKYREFAAEFGDAGLMTGDVTINPTATCLVMTTEILRSMLYRGSEIMREVGWVIFDEIHYMRDATRGVVWEETIILLPDQVRYVFLSATIPNAMQFAEWVTKMHNQPCHVVYTDFRPTPLQHYFHPAGAEGIHLIVDEKGVFREENFQKAMSAISDKKGDDPANAMAKRKGKGKDKKLNKGGTQEQNDIQKIIRMIMFKNLNPVIVFSFSKRECENGALQLKKLSFNDDSEKEMVSKVFNSAIEMLSEDDRNLPQIQNILPLLRRGIGVHHSGLLPILKETIEILFQEGLIKVLFATETFSIGLNMPAKTVVFTSVRKFDGFSQRWLTPSEFVQMSGRAGRRGLDDRGIVIMMIGEEMDPAVAKEIVRGEQDRLNSAFHLGYNMVLNLMRVEGISPEFMLERCFFQFQNTANVSHLEKQLLELNEQHANMKISDEGTIREYYETRDHIDRLTDDVKYVMMHPNYCLPYFQPGRFIQIKHKNLDFGWGVLVNYKERKQFKKPEEIPDNQRYIVDVLLNVSDGTSVGTKTYEDLPSGVYPPKDGEKGKMEVVPVMLSCVNAISHIRVHLPKDLKSADSRSSVKKVIGEVQRRFPDGVALIDPLEDMQIKDESLKKNLRKIEVLESRLLSNPLHNSPRLPELYEQYSKKVELGDQVKDTKNKIKDAMAIMQLEELKCRRRVLRRFGFLNEADVVQLKARVACEISTGDELMLSELLFNGFFNNLTPEQIAAIISVFVFEEKSKETPALTRDELAKPLREIQNQARTVAKVSQESKLAVNEDEYVNSFHWELMEVVYEWANGKSFFEICKMTDVYEGSLIRVFRRLEECLRQMAQAAKVMGSEELEGKFEEALTKVRRDIVAAQSLYL from the exons ATGGATGAGCTTTTCGATGTGTTCGATCAGCCTCAGGCGATCAAGCCATCTGACGCGCCTAGACGGCCGAAGAAGGACAAGAGCAAGAAGCGTCAGGTCAACGGCGATGTGAAGGGAAACGGTACAGcgaaggaggatgaagatacGATTATTACAGATGTGCCTCCCACCGAGGATGCTGACGATGATGTTGCGGAGCCTGCCGTGATTGAAGATCCTACCGCCGAAACCAGCAAGAATGAACAGCCCGAATCGAAGCGGCCGCGACTCGAGAACGAACCGGAACCCGTTGTACTGGACTCTTTCGAGACAGCGCAGGAACGTGAATTGGAGGCATCTGCTGGCCTCCAGGCCACTCAGGATAAAGCACCAGTCAAGCTGTCACATCAAGTCCGGCACCAGGTCGCCATTCCGCCAGGCTATCCGTACGTCCCTATTTCGCAACACAAGCCGCCGGAGAACCCCGCCAAAGTGTGGCCTTTTACGCTCGATCCTTTCCAGGAAGTCGCCGTGTCGTCAATTcagagagaggagagtgtCCTTGTGTCCGCCCACACTAGTGCAGGAAAAACCGTCGTCGCAGAGTATGCCATTGCGCAGTGTTTGAagaacaaccaaagagtCATCTATACCAGTCCCATCAAGGCGCTTAGCAACCAGAAGTATCGGGAGTTTGCAGCGGAATTTGGAGACGCTGGTCTCATGACGGGTGATGTTACAATCAACCCTACTGCGACATGCCTTGTCATGACAACAGAGATCCTTCGATCAATGTTGTACCGTGGCTCCGAAATCATGCGTGAAGTCGGGTGGGTTATTTTTGACGAAATCCACTATATGCGCGATGCGACTCGTGGTGTTGTTTGGGAAGAAACTATCATTCTCTTGCCGGATCAGGTCCGATACGTCTTCCTCTCTGCGACTATTCCGAATGCTATGCAATTCGCCGAATGGGTTACGAAAATGCACAACCAACCATGTCACGTCGTATATACAGACTTTCGTCCGACGCCACTTCAGCACTATTTCCATCCTGCTGGGGCTGAAGGTATTCACCTCATTGTTGATGAAAAGGGAGTCTTCCGCGAGGAGAACTTCCAAAAGGCAATGAGCGCCATCTCAGATAAGAAAGGCGATGATCCTGCGAATGCCATGGCTAAAAGAAAGGGCAAGGGCAAGGATAAGAAGTTGAATAAGGGTGGCACCCAAGAGCAAAACGACATTCAGAAGATTATCAGGATGATTATGTTCAAGAATCTCAACCCGGTTATTGTTTTCAGTTTCAGCAAGCGCGAGTGTGAGAATGGTGCACTTCAGTTGAAGAAGTTGTCGTTCAACGACGATTCAGAAAAGGAGATGGTAAGCAAGGTCTTCAACAGCGCCATCGAGATGCTGTCTGAAGACGATCGGAACCTCCCGCAAATTCAAAACATCCTGCCACTGCTCCGGAGGGGTATTGGCGTTCATCACTCCGGTCTCCTTCCGATTCTTAAAGAAACCATTGAAATTCTTTTCCAAGAGGGTCTCATCAAAGTTTTGTTCGCCACTGAGACGTTCTCCATTGGTCTGAACATGCCTGCGAAAACTGTGGTGTTTACTAGCGTCCGGAAGTTCGACGGATTTAGCCAACGTTGGTTGACGCCTTCAGAATTCGTCCAGATGTCGGGTCGTGCTGGAAGAAGAGGTCTCGATGACCGTGGTATCGTTATCATGATGATAGGAGAGGAAATGGACCCGGCGGTGGCCAAGGAGATCGTCCGCGGTGAACAGGACAGGCTCAACTCGGCTTTTCACTTGGGCTACAACATGGTTCTCAACTTGATGCGTGTCGAAGGTATCTCACCGGAATTCATGCTCGAAAGATGTTTCTTCCAGTTTCAAAACACTGCGAATGTTTCGCATCTTGAGAAGC AGCTTCTTGAATTGAACGAACAGCATGCCAACATGAAGATCTCGGATGAAGGAACCATTCGGGAGTACTACGAGACGAGGGACCATATCGACAGGCTTACAGATGACGTGAAATACGTTATGATGCATCCGAACTACTGCCTGCCATACTTCCAGCCCGGCCGCTTCATCCAGATCAAGCACAAGAACCTTGATTTCGGCTGGGGCGTCCTCGTGAATTACAAGGAGCGCAAGCAATTCAAGAAACCCGAAGAGATTCCCGATAATCAGAGATATATCGTCGACGTTTTATTAAACGTTTCTGATGGGACGTCTGTTGGCACCAAGACTTACGAGGATCTGCCGTCCGGCGTCTACCCTCCAAAAGATGGCGAAAAAGGCAAAATGGAGGTTGTGCCGGTCATGCTCTCCTGTGTCAACGCCATTTCGCACATCCGGGTTCACCTACCGAAGGACTTGAAGTCGGCGGACTCGAGGAGCAGCGTAAAGAAGGTCATCGGCGAGGTTCAAAGACGGTTCCCTGACGGAGTTGCTCTTATCGACCCACTCGAAGACATGCAGATAAAGGACGAGAGCCTCAAGAAGAATCTAAGG AAAATCGAAGTTCTCGAATCCCGTCTCCTTTCGAACCCCCTGCATAATTCGCCACGGTTGCCAGAACTGTATGAGCAATACTCCAAGAAGGTGGAGTTGGGTGATCAGGTCAAGGACACCAAGAATAAGATCAAGGACGCCATGGCCATCATGCAGCTTGAAGAACTCAAGTGTCGCAGACGGGTGCTCCGTCGATTCGGATTCCTCAACGAAGCGGATGTCGTTCAGCTGAAGGCACGTGTGGCGTGTGAAATCAGTACGGGTGATGAACTGATGCTCAGTGAGCTTCTATTCAACGGTTTCTTCAACAACCTTACGCCAGAACAAATCGCGGCAATTATCAGTGTGTTCGTGTTTGAGGAGAAATCGAAGGAGACCCCCGCCCTGACACGGGACGAACTTGCCAAACCCCTCAGGGAAATCCAAAATCAGGCCCGCACCGTCGCTAAGGTCTCTCAAGAATCAAAGCTGGCAGTAAACGAGGACGAATATGTGAACAGTTTCCACTGGGAGCTTATGGAAGTCGTTTACGAGTGGGCCAACGGCAAATCGTTCTTTGAAATCTG CAAAATGACCGACGTCTACGAAGGTAGTTTAATCCGTGTTTTCCGGCGATTGGAAGAGTGTTTGCGACAGATGGCACAGGCTGCCAAGGTTATGGGCAGCGAAGAGCTGGAGGGTAAATTTGAGGAGGCGCTGACCAAGGTGCGCCGGGACATTGTTGCAGCTCAATCTTTGTATCTGTAG
- the STS1 gene encoding tethering factor for nuclear proteasome Sts1 (COG:U;~EggNog:ENOG410PKVS;~InterPro:IPR013868,IPR038422;~PFAM:PF08559;~go_component: GO:0005634 - nucleus [Evidence IEA];~go_process: GO:0031144 - proteasome localization [Evidence IEA];~go_process: GO:0071630 - nuclear protein quality control by the ubiquitin-proteasome system [Evidence IEA]) — protein sequence MNSLVATPPVPPHFYEPPRLSPSRPMSTPIHYSSNRKRKADDDNDHDGRMSASPTNSPAFAPRPLPSGRISKRARPNVFGRPLSLPRLMETLDTDALRGILRSMCERHPDLMDEVVHTAPRPSVASALQVLRNYQSHLQSSFPLGGNPGSDYAYNRVRQPLGQLLDALSDFTPHFLPPNESQPSTSLNYLDEATDIVHALPRWTTPQNNIERDSAYDEICKAWILVIREAAKRGGGIQLQYGGWDQKLQKHNQNSGGKLQAAVQELGSSLGWMHGPDPQTYGGSGGNELGSVREQLLSGTYGLGTPVKVGPW from the exons ATGAACAGTCTGGTGGCTACACCACCTGTGCCGCCCCATTTTTACGAGCCTCCTCGTCTCTCTCCATCTCGTCCAA TGTCCACTCCGATCCATTACTCCAGCAACCGCAAGCGGAAAGCTGATGATGACAACGACCATGATGGACGCATGTCAGCTTCTCCCACCAACTCCCCTGCTTTTGCTCCGCGACCGCTCCCTTCTGGCCGCATCTCAAAGCGTGCCCGACCGAACGTCTTTGGTCGACCGCTCTCCCTTCCACGTTTGATGGAAACCCTTGATACCGATGCCTTACGAGGAATCCTGCGATCCATGTGCGAACGCCACCCCGACTTGATGGATGAAGTCGTTCATACTGCTCCTCGACCGAGTGTTGCATCAGCTCTTCAGGTGCTCCGGAACTACCAGTCACACCTTCAATCCTCGTTTCCGTTGGGTGGCAACCCGGGATCTGACTATGCTTACAACCGAGTTCGACAGCCCTTGGGGCAGCTGTTGGATGCCTTGAGTGATTTCACACCGCATTTCCTGCCGCCAAATGAATCTCAGCCATCGACTTCGTTGAATTACCTGGATGAAGCGACCGATATTGTGCATGCCCTTCCGCGGTGGACCACGCCACAGAACAACATCGAACGAGATTCAGCCTACGATGAAATCTGCAAGGCCTGGATTCTGGTGATCAGAGAAGCGGCCAAACGTGGTGGCGGCATTCAGTTACAGTACGGAGGCTGGGACCAGAAGCTGCAGAAACACAATCAGAATTCCGGAGGCAAGCTGCAGGCGGCCGTTCAGGAGTTGGGCTCTAGTCTCGGATGGATGCACGGGCCAGACCCTCAAACCTACGGAGGTTCTGGTGGTAACGAGCTGGGGTCTGTCAGAGAGCAACTGCTTTCTGGAACTTACGGTCTCGGAACCCCAGTCAAGGTTGGACCTTGGTAA
- a CDS encoding DUF3984 domain-containing protein (COG:S;~EggNog:ENOG410PI63;~InterPro:IPR025040;~PFAM:PF13136), producing MEGSSSRPGFQSRRSYPSFNHLSLTPLTPRYPIDDDDLESESQGYYSARSASPDTERPPSANDYTSTPRPASYLSSMSVPGTPGVLSQTQSRSTSRARTRHSRSKSSSRMNHDGTRTPRRSSSSRPRRSADGDSEWMLRTGIMLASSTREEKGQSWLVKRASSTSLASEVANNNSYFEDHAAAAAATASSSRPRSSTNSKAASQKSRSEVSTPSRPGSRSSRRGSRPDLATSGLEMTPSYTWVSTPAGGKSEFTPDALDERIRAEMVNMQQNADVDVNMDDGASSSSLSASDASSDSEDEIDEKEMRRLTRESGFGLGSWLDRMVEWTFFGVDEWPTLFSAGSDNRDNRDPPTPDGDRVVENRQVTSEAADDKHMENYSDIATIFSTDDENFTLMVDKPGDVGGWEDARWFLKTIKQALVL from the exons ATGGAA GGCTCCTCGTCCCGCCCCGGCTTCCAATCCCGCCGCTCCTACCCATCCTTCAACCACCTCTCACTTACCCCCTTGACACCCCGATACCCAATAGACGATGATGACCTCGAGAGCGAGTCCCAGGGCTACTACTCAGCGCGATCCGCGAGCCCAGACACCGAACGCCCACCCAGCGCCAACGACTACACTAGCACCCCAAGACCCGCGTCCTACCTCTCCAGCATGTCTGTCCCAGGAACCCCCGGTGTACTATCGCAGACACAGTCTCGCAGCACCTCTCGTGCACGTACGCGGCATAGTCGGAGCAAGAGCTCAAGTCGCATGAATCACGATGGTACGAGGACGCCGCGACGGTCTTCCTCGTCTCGCCCACGGCGCTCGGCCGATGGTGACTCGGAATGGATGCTCCGGACGGGGATTATGCTTGCCTCGTCGACGCGGGAGGAGAAGGGTCAGAGCTGGCTGGTGAAACGGGCGAGTTCGACGAGTCTGGCCTCGGAGGTTGCCAACAATAACTCCTACTTTGAGGATCATGcagctgcagctgcagctACAGCCTCGTCGTCGCGGCCCCGCAGCAGCACCAATAGCAAGGCGGCCAGTCAGAAATCTCGTTCGGAGGTGTCTACCCCTTCTAGACCGGGTTCTCGATCCAGTAGACGGGGTAGCAGGCCTGATTTGGCAACATCGGGTCTTGAGATGACACCCTCTTACACTTGGGTATCTACACCAGCTGGCGGGAAAAGTGAATTTACCCCGGATGCTTTGGACGAGCGGATTCGAGCTGAAATGGTCAACATGCAGCAGAATGCTGATGTGGACGTGAATATGGATGATGgcgcatcgtcatcatcgctaTCTGCTTCCGACGCGTCCTCTGATTCCGAGGATGAAATCGATGAAAAGGAGATGCGTCGGTTGACGCGTGAGAGCGGATTCGGGCTAGGCAGCTGGCTGGATCGCATGGTTGAGTGGACATTCTTTGGTGTCGATGAGTGGCCGACGTTATTCTCGGCTGGTTCTGATAATCGTGATAATCGTGATCCACCTACTCCTGATGGTGATCGGGTCGTGGAAAATCGTCAAGTTACATCGGAAGCAGCAGATGATAAGCATATGGAAAATTATTCGGACATCGCTACGATCTTTAGCACAGACGACGAGAATTTCACTCTAATGGTTGATAAACCAGGAGACGTCGGTGGTTGGGAGGACGCAAGATGGTTTCTCAAGACTATCAAGCAGGCCTTAGTATTGTGA
- the argB gene encoding ornithine carbamoyltransferase (BUSCO:EOG09263POH;~COG:E;~EggNog:ENOG410PH0Z;~InterPro:IPR002292,IPR006132,IPR006130,IPR006131, IPR036901;~PFAM:PF02729,PF00185;~go_function: GO:0016597 - amino acid binding [Evidence IEA];~go_function: GO:0016743 - carboxyl- or carbamoyltransferase activity [Evidence IEA];~go_process: GO:0006520 - cellular amino acid metabolic process [Evidence IEA]), which yields MSCGLRLAAAARTASYKSFPTRAVRQYSSTSPSSPAMPPTSPFAPRHLLSIADLTPAEFTTLVRNASSHKRAIKSGSMPQSLMGSLAGQTVAMIFSKRSTRTRISTEGAVVQMGGHPMFLGKDDIQLGVNESLYDTSVVVSSMVSCIVARVNKHSDVADLAKHSTSPVINALCDSYHPLQAIADFQTIYETFPSKGHNLSSLGLEGLKIAWVGDANNVLFDMAIGAAKLGVDIAVATPKGYEIPSHMLEIIKKAGEGIPNAGKLTQTNVPEEAVKDADVLVTDTWVSMGQESEKIQKIKQFEGFQITADLAKRGGAKEHWKFMHCLPRHPEEVADEVFYSNRSLVFPEAENRLWAAISALEGFVVNKGRIE from the coding sequence ATGTCTTGCGGCCTCAGATTGGCCGCTGCTGCCCGCACTGCCAGCTACAAGTCATTCCCGACCAGAGCTGTGCGCCAATattcctccacctcccccTCGTCGCCCGCCATGCCTCCCACTTCGCCTTTCGCACCTCGCCATCTCCTCTCGATTGCCGACTTGACGCCTGCTGAATTTACCACTCTCGTCCGCAATGCCTCTTCGCACAAACGGGCCATCAAATCGGGCTCAATGCCCCAGAGCCTGATGGGTTCGTTGGCCGGACAGACCGTGGCTATGATCTTCAGCAAGCGGAGTACTCGCACCAGGATATCGACCGAGGGCGCCGTTGTGCAGATGGGTGGCCATCCGATGTTTTTGGGCAAGGATGATATCCAGTTGGGTGTCAATGAGTCACTCTACGACACATCTGTGGTGGTTTCGTCTATGGTTTCGTGTATTGTAGCCCGGGTCAACAAACACTCCGACGTTGCGGATCTTGCGAAGCACTCGACTTCACCTGTGATCAACGCCCTCTGCGATTCGTACCACCCGTTGCAAGCTATTGCCGACTTCCAGACCATCTACGAGACTTTCCCGTCCAAGGGCCACAACCTATCTAGCTTGGGATTGGAGGGACTGAAAATTGCGTGGGTTGGAGACGCCAACAATGTCTTGTTTGATATGGCCATTGGTGCAGCCAAATTAGGCGTGGACATTGCTGTCGCTACACCCAAGGGCTACGAGATTCCTTCCCACATGCTGGAGATCATCAAAAAGGCCGGCGAGGGTATTCCCAATGCCGGAAAGCTGACCCAGACCAACGTTCCCGAGGAGGCGGTTAAGGACGCGGACGTGCTGGTGACGGATACCTGGGTGTCAATGGGACAGGAATCTGAGAAGATTCAGAAGATCAAGCAGTTTGAGGGGTTTCAAATTACCGCAGACCTTGCCAAACGGGGCGGTGCCAAGGAACACTGGAAGTTCATGCACTGCCTGCCCCGCCATCCTGAAGAAGTCGCCGATGAGGTCTTCTACAGCAACCGGTCGTTGGTCTTCCCTGAAGCCGAGAACCGACTGTGGGCTGCCATTTCTGCACTTGAAGGCTTCGTGGTCAACAAAGGGAGGATCGAGTGA
- a CDS encoding uncharacterized protein (COG:S;~EggNog:ENOG410PK4U;~TransMembrane:1 (i88-112o)), translating to MADEEDRPLLDGGRESSSHPQPPSVMDSSATLMEQEPRPYELASESTPLLARRDDDEALAYGTDTTQRRSSFSDNVGEKSRYRLQWPIIFALVLLATVLAVLIFAFAAPAAIKRYAEEATVFKPTHLSIDSATSDGVRARVQGDFVVDANRVQSGTVRNLGRMATWIGREVETSQSDLEVYLPEYGNVLVGTASLPSIKINVRNGHTNHVDFLADLATGDIPGIRAVAMDWLEGRLGQLRVKGKATLHLKSGLLSLGKQTVFKSIAFEESDFPRIPDVKVDKLIVHDQNISAQKGAMVVDASITAMLGFPFAVRIPPLGFKVLVPNCSPGEPHISVADVRTEEVQIDPSQLTRMDVGGLIKGLSEELTTTCPGQKDSPLDFLVRSYVNGRTTTIYVRGAESASLGTPLWMVDLLKSVTVPLQFTGHALDNIIQNFTMSNVHFSLPDPFADPNSPEASPRVSALVKVLIELPKQLNLTVDIPRIRADADVLYHGKKLGVLELHKWQPANSTRTIDANGSPALFVDFAMKDVPLRVTDEDVMADILQALIFLGRSVQLHIAAAVDTEVATGLGKVAVRRIPAEGDVDVKPPYGGSLNQLNPRIESLELGPTTEFSALIKTKINVTNPTEYSATVPLADFVLLYNTTPVAHVSTRDIAVVPGVNTGIPVDFFWNPMDASGPDGISVGREMISRYASGDNTTVTIKTHQGTIPALPKLGEAMSKLAFDMQVPKVPVPRSHEDTDDDDKPHFVQSAMVLLSSFA from the exons ATGGCTGACGAGGAAGATAGACCTCTGCTGGACGGAGGCCGTGAATCATCCTCTCATCCTCAACCGCCATCGGTCATGGATTCTTCGGCGACTCTGATGGAGCAAGAGCCCAGACCGTATGAATTGGCCTCCGAATCGACACCGTTATTAGCCCGTCgggacgatgatgaagcgTTGGCATACGGGACGGATACAACACAGCGTCGGTCTTCATTCTCAGACAATGTCGGGGAAAAGTCTAGATACCGATTGCAGTGGCCAATTATATTTGCCCTTGTCCTATTGGCAACCGTCCTGGCCGTCCTGAtatttgcttttgctgcGCCGGCTGCGATAAAGCGATACGCCGAGGAGGCTACCGTATTTAAACCCACGCATCTCTCGATTGATTCAGCAACATCAGATGGAGTTCGAGCTCGGGTACAAGGGGATTTTGTCGTCGATGCCAATCGCGTACAAAGCGGTACTGTTCGAAACCTTGGTCGTATGGCCACATGGATAGGAAGGGAGGTCGAAACTAGCCAGTCGGATCTAGAAGTATACCTGCCGGAATACGGAAATGTGCTTGTTGGAACCGCATCATTACCGTCGATTAAAATTAATGTCCGGAACGGACACACGAATCATGTTGATTTCTTGGCCGATTTGGCAACAGGGGATATCCCCGGCATCCGTGCAGTGGCCATGGATTGGCTGGAAGGAAGACTTGGCCAGCTACGGGTCAAGGGAAAAGCGACGTTACATCTGAAGTCTGGATTATTGAGCCTTGGAAAGCAAACGGTTTTCAAGTCTATCGCTTTTGAAG AAAGCGACTTCCCTCGTATACCTGACGTCAAAGTCGACAAGTTGATCGTGCATGACCAAAACATTTCTGCGCAAAAGGGCGCAATGGTAGTTGATGCTTCCATTACTGCCATGCTCGGTTTTCCGTTCGCCGTCCGAATTCCCCCGCTTGGGTTCAAAGTCCTCGTTCCCAACTGCTCCCCAGGCGAACCTCATATCTCTGTAGCAGATGTCCGGACCGAGGAAGTCCAAATTGATCCAAGTCAGTTGACTAGGATGGACGTCGGTGGCTTAATCAAGGGCCTTTCTGAAGAATTGACGACAACTTGCCCGGGGCAGAAAGATTCGCCGCTTGACTTCCTTGTGAGGAGTTATGTCAACGGCCGCACAACAACAATCTATGTCCGAGGAGCTGAGAGCGCTTCCCTGGGCACACCATTATGGATGGTGGATCTTCTGAAAAGTGTCACGGTGCCATTGCAATTTACTGGACATGCCTTGGACAACATTATCCAGAATTTCACCATGTCGAATGTGCATTTCTCTCTTCCTGACCCATTTGCGGACCCAAATTCTCCGGAAGCATCGCCCAGAGTCTCAGCCTTGGTGAAAGTACTCATCGAACTACCAAAGCAGCTTAACCTGACGGTGGATATTCCACGCATTCgcgcagatgcagatgtgTTATACCACGGAAAGAAGCTCGGAGTTTtggaactgcacaagtggcAACCTGCAAATTCGACTCGAACGATAGACGCGAATGGCTCTCCCGCTTTATTTGTGGACTTCGCCATGAAGGACGTACCGCTCCGAGTCACGGACGAGGATGTCATGGCCGATATCCTCCAAGCATTGATTTTCCTAGGAAGGTCGGTTCAGCTTCACATCGCCGCGGCTGTGGATACCGAGGTCGCAACAGGATTGGGGAAAGTCGCTGTGCGTAGGATACCAGCAGAGGGCGATGTGGACGTCAAGC CTCCATACGGTGGATCCCTGAATCAACTGAATCCGCGGATTGAGTCTCTGGAACTAGGACCGACCACTGAATTTTCGGCTCTTATAAAAACAAAGATAAACGTTACAAACCCGACAGAGTACTCCGCAACAGTACCTCTAGCAGACTTCGTGTTGCTCTATAACACTACTCCGGTTGCTCATGTCTCAACCCGCGATATAGCAGTTGTCCCTGGAGTGAACACAGGTATTCCGGTTGACTTCTTTTGGAACCCTATGGATGCAAGTGGACCTGATGGCATAAGCGTTGGTCGCGAAATGATATCACGATACGCTTCCG GTGACAATACTACTGTCACCATCAAGACCCATCAGGGCACAATTCCCGCGTTGCCCAAACTCGGTGAAGCCATGTCCAAATTGGCCTTCGATATGCAAGTGCCTAAGGTTCCTGTTCCTCGATCTCACGAGGAtactgatgatgatgacaagcCGCACTTTGTTCAATCCGCAAT GGTACTATTGTCTTCTTTTGCTTGA